A region from the Candidatus Polarisedimenticolia bacterium genome encodes:
- a CDS encoding transglutaminase-like domain-containing protein, with the protein MSAKRRHGISAIIENHGGRRQRRRRGRVLLEDVLTELQRLCGGEEIPLDRAVLLIARSEYPDLDHARYLAELDRLSGVTRRRLPPSRDPLEILQALNHVLIDEEGYRGNQEDYYDPRNSFLNDVIDRKLGIPITLSVLYLEVARRLAFPLAGVSFPGHFLVRHRSEERDFFVDPFHRGEILTPGELPGRLADLFGPENAAEILKKNGNRLPEEYVTPAGPRDILLRMLTNLREIYLRRRDLGRGRHVVAMMLALHPDSEQVLSSLAAIRKIEASLN; encoded by the coding sequence GTGAGCGCAAAACGCCGCCACGGAATTTCGGCTATCATAGAAAATCACGGCGGTCGCCGGCAACGGCGGCGCCGCGGGAGAGTCCTTCTGGAAGACGTCCTGACCGAGCTCCAGCGTCTGTGCGGCGGAGAGGAGATTCCCCTCGACCGCGCCGTTCTCCTGATCGCGCGCTCGGAGTATCCCGATCTCGATCATGCCCGCTACCTCGCCGAGCTGGACCGCCTGTCAGGGGTGACCCGGCGACGGCTTCCCCCTTCGCGCGATCCGCTCGAGATCCTGCAGGCCTTGAACCATGTCCTCATCGATGAGGAAGGGTATCGTGGCAACCAGGAGGACTATTACGATCCGCGCAACTCCTTTCTGAATGACGTCATCGATCGCAAGCTGGGCATTCCGATCACCCTCAGCGTCCTGTACCTGGAGGTTGCCCGCCGGCTCGCCTTTCCGCTGGCGGGAGTCTCCTTCCCTGGCCATTTTTTGGTGCGTCACCGCAGTGAAGAGCGCGACTTTTTCGTGGATCCCTTCCATCGCGGCGAGATCCTGACTCCGGGAGAGCTGCCGGGACGTCTCGCCGATCTGTTCGGCCCTGAAAACGCCGCGGAAATCCTGAAGAAGAACGGCAACCGCCTGCCGGAGGAGTACGTCACCCCGGCCGGTCCGCGGGACATCCTGCTCCGCATGCTCACGAATCTGAGAGAAATCTACCTGCGCCGGCGCGACCTGGGGCGAGGCCGGCACGTCGTGGCGATGATGCTTGCGCTGCATCCCGATTCGGAGCAGGTCCTCAGCTCACTCGCCGCCATCCGCAAGATCGAAGCCTCCCTCAACTAG
- a CDS encoding AMP-binding protein: MLATRILDEALERRGEGCAVACGGESLSYADARRRILRLSATFRRLGVSPGERIVILHRNCHRFFETYFAALHCGAILAPVNPRLAAPEMKSVLEDAGVSLIVSEPSTFLGLAPVFRRLPGLKAMLWTGPLPPFKSPLFLSYEQEIAGAEGPDPLEASLDDSAPAHLYYTSGSSGAPKGVVLTRGNLAAHAHAAAVELGLDRDVAWGHFAPMFHLADAWAVWAVTQSGGSHVFLPEFSASGALALLESGKVNMTNMVPTMYHRILREPGLECRSFPGLRLLLSGGAAMPAETVMRILAAFRCEYAQTYGLTETSPFLTLSRPDTTAPGSLTRSEEIRLRCTTGRPLRGVQVRVVDEAGAEVLRDGQAVGEIQARGPTVTPGYWNNPAETAASFEEGWLKTGDLAVIGPEGYLTIVDRMKDLINTGGEKVYSLEVENALAAHPQVAESAVVAVPHPELGEAVLAVVVLRSPEAASPEELIAHCARHLTYFKVPKAIRIVVELPKTASGKVLKRALREKA, from the coding sequence ATGCTGGCGACCCGAATCCTGGACGAGGCGCTCGAGCGCAGGGGTGAAGGGTGCGCCGTCGCCTGCGGCGGCGAATCGCTGAGCTACGCCGATGCCCGCCGGCGCATCCTGCGGCTCTCGGCCACCTTCCGGAGGCTGGGGGTCTCGCCCGGGGAGCGCATCGTCATCCTGCATCGCAACTGCCACCGCTTCTTCGAGACTTATTTCGCCGCGCTGCACTGCGGCGCCATCCTGGCGCCGGTCAATCCCCGACTCGCGGCTCCCGAGATGAAATCGGTCCTCGAGGATGCCGGAGTCTCCCTGATCGTCTCGGAGCCTTCGACCTTCCTGGGGCTGGCCCCCGTCTTCCGCAGACTGCCCGGGCTGAAGGCGATGCTCTGGACAGGGCCGCTGCCGCCGTTCAAGAGTCCTTTGTTTCTTTCCTACGAGCAGGAGATCGCCGGCGCGGAAGGACCGGATCCCTTGGAGGCGAGCCTGGATGACTCCGCTCCGGCGCACCTCTACTACACCTCGGGCAGCAGCGGCGCTCCGAAAGGAGTCGTACTGACGCGCGGCAACCTGGCGGCGCATGCGCACGCCGCCGCCGTCGAGCTGGGCCTGGACCGCGACGTCGCATGGGGTCATTTCGCTCCGATGTTCCATCTGGCGGATGCCTGGGCCGTCTGGGCGGTGACGCAATCGGGAGGCAGCCACGTCTTCCTGCCGGAGTTCTCCGCCTCGGGGGCCCTCGCGCTGCTCGAATCGGGGAAGGTGAACATGACCAACATGGTCCCGACGATGTACCACCGGATCCTGCGCGAGCCCGGGCTGGAGTGCCGGAGCTTCCCCGGATTGCGCCTGCTCCTGAGTGGCGGCGCGGCGATGCCGGCCGAGACAGTAATGCGGATCCTCGCGGCCTTCCGCTGCGAGTATGCGCAGACCTACGGACTGACGGAAACCAGCCCGTTCCTCACCCTGTCGCGCCCCGATACGACGGCGCCGGGATCCCTGACGCGCAGCGAGGAGATCCGGCTGCGCTGCACCACGGGGCGGCCATTGCGCGGCGTGCAGGTGAGAGTGGTCGACGAGGCGGGCGCCGAGGTGCTGCGCGACGGGCAGGCGGTCGGCGAGATCCAGGCCCGGGGACCCACGGTGACGCCAGGATACTGGAACAACCCGGCGGAGACGGCCGCTTCATTCGAGGAGGGATGGCTCAAGACGGGAGATCTGGCGGTTATCGGCCCCGAAGGCTACCTGACGATCGTCGACCGCATGAAAGATCTGATCAACACCGGAGGCGAGAAAGTCTATTCACTGGAAGTGGAGAATGCCCTGGCGGCGCATCCCCAGGTGGCCGAATCGGCGGTGGTCGCGGTGCCCCACCCGGAGCTGGGTGAAGCGGTGCTTGCGGTGGTCGTCCTGCGCAGCCCGGAGGCGGCCAGTCCCGAGGAGCTGATCGCCCACTGCGCCCGGCACCTCACCTATTTCAAGGTACCCAAGGCAATCCGCATCGTCGTGGAGCTCCCGAAGACCGCCTCCGGCAAGGTCCTCAAGCGCGCCCTGCGCGAGAAGGCCTGA
- a CDS encoding DUF1801 domain-containing protein, which translates to MAGKAPGRERKEKSDPASEDVEAFLASLRHPAKPVILAVRETILAADSKIAEGIKWKVPSFRTSEYFATLNLRPGQGLRVILHLGAKKRDLPKEGLGIADPESLLSWLAEDRAIVAFKDLEDFSAKRKAFARLIQKWIQHVQ; encoded by the coding sequence ATGGCGGGAAAGGCCCCCGGCCGTGAGCGGAAAGAAAAGAGCGATCCGGCGTCGGAAGACGTCGAGGCATTCCTCGCGTCGCTCCGGCATCCCGCGAAGCCGGTGATCCTGGCCGTAAGGGAGACGATCCTCGCGGCCGATTCGAAAATCGCCGAAGGGATCAAATGGAAGGTTCCCAGCTTTCGCACCTCGGAATACTTCGCGACGCTGAATCTGCGACCAGGCCAAGGTCTCAGGGTCATCCTTCACCTTGGCGCGAAGAAGAGGGATCTCCCCAAGGAGGGGCTGGGGATCGCCGATCCCGAATCGCTGCTCTCCTGGCTGGCGGAAGACCGCGCGATAGTGGCGTTCAAGGACCTGGAGGATTTCTCGGCGAAGCGGAAAGCCTTCGCTCGGCTGATTCAGAAGTGGATCCAGCACGTTCAGTAA
- a CDS encoding arylsulfatase yields the protein MDARRSFLLRTVVLAAMLVALLGGSALAQSAKPNILVIFGDDIGTWNVGAYSHGMMGWTPNIDRIAREGMLFTDHYGQPSCTAGRAAFIMGQMPIRTGMTTIGIPGSTRGIQKSDPTLAEVLKAQGYATAQFGKNHLGDRNEFLPTMHGFDEWFGNLYHLNAEEEPEELDYPGQKNPEYTKKFGPRGALHTWATTTDDATVDPKFGKVGRQRIEDTGPLTRKRMETFDAEVTDKTLDWLDQHGKGDKPFFVWYNSTATHIWSHAPAKYIQMAVDEGRAEQDVVRAKMIEHDELVGSLLKKLDDLGVAKNTIVVYTTDNGNELMFWPDGGYAPFRGEKGTTWEGGVRVPCLIRWPGKIKPGSISNGIQNHEDLFATLAAAAGLPKLKDELLTGKKMGAATYKVHLDGYNNLAHWTGQSEKSTRRELFYYDETDLMAVRVDGWKLHIGVKHHGSWFDEKSYPSVPYVVNLLMDPMEKMTPDSEEWGYIARKFVGQKLWAPTAATPFLAAHLKSLVDYPPSQGADTLSMKKAIEGVMKKMESPHGSSN from the coding sequence ATGGACGCCAGACGCAGCTTCCTGCTTCGCACGGTCGTGCTCGCGGCAATGCTGGTCGCTCTGCTCGGTGGGAGCGCCTTGGCGCAGAGCGCCAAGCCGAACATCCTGGTGATCTTCGGCGACGACATCGGCACCTGGAACGTCGGCGCTTACTCGCACGGGATGATGGGCTGGACGCCGAACATCGACCGCATCGCCCGGGAGGGGATGCTGTTCACCGATCACTACGGCCAGCCGAGCTGCACCGCCGGGCGCGCCGCCTTCATCATGGGGCAGATGCCGATCCGGACCGGCATGACCACCATCGGCATCCCGGGCTCGACGCGCGGCATCCAGAAATCCGACCCGACGCTGGCCGAAGTCCTCAAAGCTCAAGGATACGCGACGGCGCAGTTCGGCAAGAACCATCTCGGCGACCGCAACGAGTTCCTGCCGACGATGCACGGATTCGACGAGTGGTTCGGCAACCTTTACCACCTCAACGCCGAGGAGGAGCCGGAAGAGCTCGACTATCCCGGCCAGAAGAACCCGGAATACACGAAGAAGTTCGGGCCGCGCGGCGCGCTGCACACCTGGGCGACGACGACCGACGACGCGACGGTCGACCCCAAGTTCGGCAAGGTCGGCAGGCAGCGGATCGAGGACACCGGGCCGCTGACGCGCAAGCGCATGGAGACCTTCGACGCGGAAGTGACCGACAAGACCCTCGACTGGCTCGACCAGCACGGCAAGGGGGACAAACCCTTCTTCGTCTGGTACAACTCGACGGCGACCCACATCTGGTCGCACGCGCCCGCGAAGTACATCCAGATGGCGGTGGACGAGGGGCGTGCGGAGCAGGACGTCGTGCGCGCCAAGATGATCGAGCACGACGAGCTGGTCGGATCCCTGCTGAAGAAGCTCGACGATCTGGGCGTCGCGAAAAACACCATCGTCGTCTATACCACCGACAACGGCAACGAGCTGATGTTCTGGCCCGACGGCGGCTACGCTCCATTCCGCGGCGAGAAGGGGACCACCTGGGAAGGCGGGGTGCGCGTCCCGTGTCTGATACGTTGGCCGGGGAAGATCAAGCCGGGAAGCATCTCCAACGGCATCCAGAATCACGAGGATCTCTTCGCCACGCTGGCCGCCGCTGCCGGGCTCCCGAAGCTGAAGGACGAGCTCCTCACCGGCAAGAAGATGGGAGCCGCGACCTACAAGGTCCACCTCGACGGCTACAACAATCTCGCCCACTGGACCGGGCAGAGCGAGAAGTCGACCCGTCGGGAGCTCTTCTATTACGACGAGACCGACCTGATGGCGGTGCGCGTGGACGGCTGGAAGCTGCACATCGGCGTGAAGCACCATGGCAGCTGGTTCGACGAGAAGTCGTATCCGAGCGTTCCCTACGTCGTGAACCTCCTGATGGACCCCATGGAAAAAATGACCCCCGATTCCGAGGAATGGGGGTATATCGCCCGGAAATTCGTCGGACAGAAGCTGTGGGCGCCGACCGCCGCCACGCCGTTCCTCGCCGCCCATCTGAAGAGCCTGGTGGATTATCCGCCCAGCCAGGGCGCCGACACCTTGAGCATGAAGAAGGCGATCGAAGGGGTTATGAAGAAGATGGAGTCCCCGCACGGCAGCAGCAACTGA
- a CDS encoding cupin domain-containing protein, with protein sequence MKGFAIRLALPAAGILTLLAGAPAAQETQQAQEENGPSPIVRLDEIRTQHPISKVDSLTTVELLRGQGVSAHLTQVRTRVRPHVHKDHGETVYVLEGSGVFIMGDRVYMLKAGSLLMVPRGVVHSYEAKQPTSVLSIFDPPFDPADRIFTDEPAPTP encoded by the coding sequence ATGAAAGGCTTTGCGATTCGTTTGGCTCTGCCGGCGGCAGGCATCCTCACGCTGCTCGCCGGCGCGCCTGCGGCACAGGAGACCCAGCAGGCCCAGGAGGAGAATGGTCCCTCGCCGATCGTCCGGCTGGATGAGATCCGCACTCAGCATCCGATCAGCAAGGTCGACTCGCTGACCACCGTGGAGCTGCTGCGCGGCCAGGGAGTCAGCGCCCATCTCACGCAAGTGCGAACGCGCGTCCGTCCCCACGTCCACAAGGACCATGGCGAGACGGTCTACGTTCTCGAAGGAAGCGGCGTCTTCATCATGGGCGACCGCGTCTACATGCTGAAGGCCGGCTCGCTCCTCATGGTCCCGCGTGGTGTCGTTCACAGCTACGAAGCCAAGCAGCCTACTTCGGTCCTGTCGATCTTCGATCCCCCCTTCGATCCTGCCGACCGAATCTTCACGGACGAGCCCGCCCCGACGCCGTAG